One genomic window of Methanomassiliicoccales archaeon includes the following:
- a CDS encoding ribonuclease P protein subunit has product MKRRDFMKQEFIGLNVEVIGSAHPGYRDISGIVVDETRNTLTIEVNGREKMIPKPGNDFQFTFQGKKIAIKGDEIRHRPEDRIKKCR; this is encoded by the coding sequence ATGAAGAGAAGGGATTTCATGAAACAGGAATTCATCGGCTTGAATGTAGAGGTCATCGGTTCCGCCCACCCCGGATACCGCGATATCAGCGGAATAGTGGTGGACGAGACAAGAAATACCCTGACCATCGAGGTTAACGGCAGGGAGAAGATGATACCCAAGCCCGGAAATGATTTCCAGTTCACATTCCAGGGTAAGAAGATCGCTATCAAGGGCGATGAGATCAGACATCGACCCGAGGACCGGATCAAGAAGTGTAGGTGA
- a CDS encoding 30S ribosomal protein S14 produces the protein MKPKKEFGRKKGCQRCGRKAGIVRRYGIHLCRQCFREIAPEIGFKKYS, from the coding sequence ATGAAACCCAAGAAGGAATTCGGCAGGAAGAAGGGCTGCCAGCGCTGCGGAAGGAAGGCGGGCATCGTACGCCGTTACGGCATTCATCTATGCCGTCAGTGCTTTCGCGAGATCGCTCCCGAGATAGGTTTCAAGAAGTACTCGTGA
- a CDS encoding 50S ribosomal protein L14: protein MKGVAGNQTRGLVTGSELDVIDNTGAKMIKIISVPGYHGVARRYPAAGIGDIVVASVKKGTPEMRRQVVYAVIVRQRRPFRRPDGTMVSFEDNAAVITTDTGETKGTDIKGPVAREAAERWPRIAATASVIV from the coding sequence ATGAAGGGCGTTGCAGGCAATCAAACTAGAGGACTGGTCACAGGCTCCGAGCTCGATGTGATCGATAACACCGGGGCCAAGATGATCAAGATCATTTCCGTACCGGGGTACCACGGCGTAGCTCGCCGTTACCCAGCAGCGGGTATTGGTGACATAGTGGTCGCGTCCGTCAAGAAGGGCACTCCAGAGATGAGGAGACAGGTCGTCTACGCTGTAATAGTGAGGCAGAGGCGACCATTCAGGAGACCCGACGGGACCATGGTGTCCTTCGAGGACAACGCCGCGGTCATCACCACCGATACAGGTGAGACCAAGGGAACCGATATCAAGGGACCGGTAGCCCGCGAGGCGGCTGAAAGATGGCCCCGTATAGCGGCGACCGCTTCAGTGATAGTGTGA
- a CDS encoding 30S ribosomal protein S19, translating to MAVKMGGTKASRRRARKKKGAITARRKKEFTYRGFTMEELLEMPFDEVVTLMPARIRRTLIRGLNDEQRTTFDKIRDSDGNTIRTHRRDIPIIPQFVGKSVSVYTGKEFRDFEIKPEMIGHYLGEFAPTRGNVRHSGPGVGATRSSKFLPLK from the coding sequence ATGGCAGTAAAGATGGGTGGAACCAAGGCCTCTAGAAGGAGAGCCAGGAAGAAGAAAGGGGCGATAACGGCCCGAAGAAAGAAGGAGTTCACTTATCGCGGGTTCACCATGGAAGAGCTGCTCGAAATGCCCTTCGATGAGGTGGTGACCCTGATGCCGGCAAGGATTAGGCGCACGCTGATCCGCGGGCTCAACGATGAGCAGCGGACAACCTTCGATAAGATCAGGGATTCCGATGGGAACACTATAAGGACCCACCGGAGGGACATTCCTATCATCCCGCAGTTCGTGGGAAAGAGCGTGTCGGTGTACACTGGTAAAGAATTCAGGGATTTCGAGATCAAGCCCGAAATGATAGGGCACTACTTGGGAGAATTCGCCCCCACCAGGGGAAATGTAAGACACTCTGGTCCTGGTGTAGGTGCGACAAGGTCATCCAAGTTCCTGCCGCTTAAGTGA
- a CDS encoding 50S ribosomal protein L18, with product MAQGPRYKVPFRRRREGRTDYRYRARLLRARVPRAVVRLSNKHASIQFIEYNAEGDRVIISAHSKDLKDYGWETVTNNIPSAYLTGYLAGKRALQKGIEEAVLDIGLKVPAKGATCFAALRGMVDAGMYIPHGEEIIPDEDRLKGGHISEELKNQVDKIKEEMEGE from the coding sequence ATGGCTCAGGGTCCAAGATATAAGGTACCATTCCGTCGACGCCGCGAGGGTCGCACGGATTATCGATACAGGGCAAGGCTCCTCAGGGCAAGGGTGCCCAGGGCCGTGGTTAGGCTGTCCAACAAACATGCCTCGATCCAATTCATCGAATACAACGCAGAAGGCGACAGAGTAATAATCTCAGCCCACTCCAAGGACCTCAAGGACTATGGATGGGAGACGGTGACCAACAACATACCTTCGGCATACCTGACAGGCTACCTGGCCGGCAAACGTGCTCTCCAGAAGGGCATCGAGGAGGCTGTCCTGGACATCGGTCTCAAGGTTCCAGCGAAAGGTGCGACATGCTTCGCCGCCCTTAGGGGAATGGTGGACGCCGGCATGTACATCCCTCATGGAGAAGAGATCATCCCAGATGAGGATAGACTCAAAGGGGGTCACATCAGTGAGGAGCTGAAGAACCAGGTAGATAAGATCAAAGAAGAGATGGAGGGTGAGTGA
- a CDS encoding 30S ribosomal protein S4e yields the protein MSKSMKRLTAPRSWPVPRKTDQWITKPSPGPHPIQRSMPVLTVVRDLLQACDTAAEAKRIIGNRDIIVDGRPVKEHKFPVGLMDVVSIPKLEQNFRMLVDRRGKFRLVTIREGEESWKLCRIENKTTVRGGRIQLNLHDGRNIIVKENKYKTGDVLKVEVPSQKILEVYPMAKGNIAMVISGAHAGEISVIEEYEVSRTPSSNIVRFRDGKSTVKDNVFVVGTSAPVIELPEASVI from the coding sequence ATGAGCAAGAGTATGAAGAGGCTAACGGCTCCCCGCAGCTGGCCCGTCCCAAGGAAGACGGACCAGTGGATCACGAAGCCATCCCCCGGACCGCACCCCATTCAGAGGAGCATGCCGGTATTGACAGTGGTCAGGGACCTGCTCCAGGCGTGTGATACCGCGGCAGAGGCCAAGCGTATCATCGGGAACCGCGACATCATCGTCGACGGCCGCCCTGTCAAAGAGCATAAGTTCCCGGTGGGCCTCATGGACGTGGTCTCCATACCCAAACTTGAGCAGAACTTTAGGATGCTCGTGGACAGGAGGGGCAAGTTCCGCCTGGTCACCATCAGAGAGGGTGAGGAGAGCTGGAAGCTATGCAGGATTGAGAACAAGACCACCGTGAGGGGTGGAAGGATACAACTGAATCTTCACGATGGTAGGAACATCATAGTCAAAGAGAACAAGTACAAGACGGGCGACGTGCTCAAGGTCGAGGTACCCTCTCAGAAGATACTAGAAGTGTACCCCATGGCTAAGGGCAACATAGCCATGGTCATCAGCGGGGCGCACGCGGGAGAGATCTCGGTCATCGAGGAGTACGAGGTCAGCAGGACCCCTTCCTCCAACATCGTCCGCTTCAGGGACGGAAAATCCACCGTCAAGGACAACGTGTTCGTGGTAGGCACGAGCGCGCCCGTCATCGAGCTGCCGGAGGCGAGTGTGATATGA
- a CDS encoding 50S ribosomal protein L22, translated as MVGYTMETDPDSTSRAIGKELPISPKHSREICSMVRGMEVSVAVDVLNEIIELKRAVPFKRYKKCVSHKKGTGPGRYPQKAAKAILGVIESAMSNAEYKGLGVDSMRIKVIAAHLGRTQQGWMPRAYGRATPFDHQTVNVEVILEEME; from the coding sequence ATGGTAGGATACACAATGGAAACTGACCCTGACAGCACCTCTCGGGCAATAGGCAAGGAGCTCCCGATCTCACCCAAGCACTCGAGGGAGATATGCAGCATGGTCCGGGGCATGGAGGTCAGCGTAGCCGTCGATGTTCTCAACGAGATCATCGAGTTGAAGCGAGCCGTTCCCTTCAAGCGATACAAGAAGTGCGTGTCCCACAAGAAGGGCACGGGACCTGGACGCTATCCCCAGAAGGCCGCCAAGGCCATACTGGGCGTCATAGAGAGCGCGATGAGCAACGCCGAGTACAAAGGCCTGGGCGTGGATTCCATGCGCATTAAGGTCATAGCCGCCCACTTGGGGCGGACTCAGCAGGGGTGGATGCCCCGAGCTTATGGAAGGGCGACTCCTTTCGATCATCAGACAGTAAACGTCGAAGTAATCCTAGAGGAGATGGAGTAG
- the rpmC gene encoding 50S ribosomal protein L29 → MPLMKTSEIRGMSADERKGVLLELEDELMHERGAAAMGGAPPNPGRIRALRTNIARILTVQKEEEEK, encoded by the coding sequence ATGCCTCTGATGAAGACCTCCGAGATACGGGGCATGAGCGCTGATGAGCGCAAGGGAGTGCTACTGGAGCTCGAGGACGAACTGATGCATGAAAGGGGAGCCGCGGCTATGGGCGGAGCACCGCCCAACCCCGGTCGCATCAGAGCCCTTAGGACAAATATCGCAAGGATCCTAACCGTCCAGAAGGAGGAGGAAGAGAAGTAA
- a CDS encoding 30S ribosomal protein S8, translating to MQSDPLNDAMSIIKNAALVGKSNCLITPSSKLIGRVLKVMQESGYINAFEFIEDGRAGVFKVDMKGTINNCGVIKPRYSIKRTELDKWESRYLPAQDFGVLILTTTEGVVSHMKAKELGVGGKLLAFVY from the coding sequence ATGCAGAGCGATCCATTGAACGACGCTATGTCGATAATAAAAAACGCCGCGTTGGTCGGTAAGAGCAACTGCCTGATCACTCCATCCTCCAAGCTCATTGGAAGGGTGCTCAAGGTGATGCAGGAGAGCGGCTACATCAATGCCTTTGAGTTCATCGAGGACGGCCGAGCTGGTGTGTTCAAGGTTGACATGAAAGGCACCATTAACAACTGCGGCGTGATCAAGCCCCGATACTCGATCAAGCGTACCGAGCTGGACAAATGGGAGTCAAGGTATCTTCCCGCCCAGGACTTCGGGGTGCTCATACTCACCACCACCGAGGGCGTGGTCAGCCATATGAAAGCAAAAGAACTGGGAGTCGGAGGCAAGCTCCTGGCATTCGTATATTGA
- a CDS encoding 50S ribosomal protein L23: MVEKRKILLHPYVTEKTMNQMTGTPTQDFTDGNKLEFIVHKSASKKEIKEVFEEHFEVKVDKVSTKISKHGKHAIIKLAEGYSAEEVGMRIGVF, translated from the coding sequence ATGGTCGAGAAGAGGAAGATACTGCTTCATCCCTATGTCACAGAGAAGACCATGAACCAGATGACTGGGACTCCAACACAGGATTTCACTGACGGCAACAAGCTTGAGTTCATAGTTCATAAGAGCGCCTCCAAGAAGGAGATCAAGGAGGTCTTCGAAGAGCACTTTGAGGTCAAGGTGGATAAGGTTTCCACCAAGATCTCCAAGCATGGCAAGCACGCCATAATTAAGCTCGCCGAGGGATACTCGGCGGAAGAAGTCGGGATGAGGATCGGCGTGTTCTGA
- a CDS encoding 50S ribosomal protein L5, giving the protein MRQLRIEKVVVNIGVGEAGERLVKAQKVLEMLTGQTPLVTVSKTTNRDLGIREGMPIGCKVTLRHDIADNFLKRALWIRENRIAEYSFDPEGNLSFGISDYTDFEGMRYDPEIGIFGMDVNVVIQRPGYRVTKRRIMTRRLPHRHRVTRQEAMDFMKEQFAVEVVE; this is encoded by the coding sequence ATGAGGCAGCTCAGGATAGAGAAGGTGGTCGTTAACATAGGAGTCGGAGAGGCTGGAGAGCGCCTGGTCAAAGCCCAGAAGGTTCTGGAGATGCTTACCGGGCAGACCCCATTGGTCACCGTCTCCAAGACCACCAACCGAGATCTCGGGATCCGTGAGGGGATGCCTATTGGGTGCAAGGTCACTCTGAGGCACGACATCGCGGATAACTTCCTCAAGCGCGCCCTGTGGATCAGGGAGAACCGCATAGCGGAGTACTCATTCGATCCCGAAGGGAACCTGTCCTTTGGTATATCGGACTACACGGACTTCGAGGGTATGAGGTATGATCCCGAGATCGGCATATTTGGAATGGATGTGAACGTGGTAATCCAACGCCCTGGTTACAGGGTGACGAAGCGAAGGATAATGACGCGCAGGCTGCCCCACAGGCACCGAGTCACCCGACAGGAGGCGATGGATTTCATGAAGGAGCAATTCGCAGTTGAGGTGGTGGAATGA
- a CDS encoding 50S ribosomal protein L24, protein MVKSTKARKQRKALFNAPSHLRRKNVASHLSENLRREYGRRSAHVIKGDTVMVMRGNEDLIGTEGKVAEVNTRTGRLTIEGVTIPKADGTEVSRPIHASNVIITKLDTSDSWRRDILTRKEEGAQ, encoded by the coding sequence ATGGTTAAGAGCACCAAGGCAAGAAAGCAGAGGAAGGCCCTATTCAATGCACCCTCCCATTTGAGGCGCAAGAACGTGGCCTCCCATCTGAGTGAGAACTTACGCAGAGAGTATGGCAGGCGCTCGGCCCACGTCATCAAGGGCGATACCGTCATGGTCATGAGGGGCAACGAGGACCTTATTGGGACGGAGGGCAAGGTGGCTGAAGTAAACACAAGGACTGGCCGCCTCACCATAGAGGGTGTCACCATCCCCAAGGCTGACGGCACCGAGGTCAGCAGACCGATTCACGCCTCCAATGTGATCATTACTAAGCTTGACACTTCAGACTCCTGGCGCAGAGATATACTGACCAGGAAAGAGGAGGGAGCGCAATGA
- a CDS encoding 50S ribosomal protein L19e, translated as MDLKNQKRMAAELLGCGLGRVWIDPNRIEDVADAITRADIRTAIDSGTIKALPKKGISKARTRYAHDQRSKGRRRGPGSRKGAAGARQPRKRRWIQTIRPIREELRNLRDEEKITRSVYREFYLKAKGGMFKSRNHLISHLRSEGHLKEDN; from the coding sequence ATGGATCTCAAGAATCAGAAGCGAATGGCGGCTGAACTCCTCGGATGCGGCTTGGGGCGTGTGTGGATAGATCCCAACAGGATCGAGGATGTCGCCGACGCAATCACCAGGGCGGACATTAGAACCGCTATCGACTCGGGCACTATCAAGGCCCTCCCCAAGAAGGGCATTTCCAAGGCGAGGACCAGGTACGCCCATGATCAAAGGAGCAAGGGAAGGAGGCGCGGTCCCGGCAGCCGTAAGGGCGCAGCTGGGGCAAGGCAGCCACGCAAGAGGAGATGGATCCAGACAATCCGGCCCATCAGGGAAGAGTTGAGAAATCTCCGCGACGAGGAGAAGATCACCCGATCAGTTTACAGGGAGTTCTATCTCAAGGCGAAGGGCGGGATGTTCAAGAGCAGGAACCATCTGATCAGCCACCTCAGGTCAGAGGGGCATCTCAAGGAGGATAACTGA
- a CDS encoding 30S ribosomal protein S3, with protein sequence MASERKFIAENIRRVLLKEYLMKEVNRAGFGGVEVQRTPMGTRVTLTTERPGIVIGRRGSAIKNLTRAIEEDFNFDNPQIEVQEVQDPNLNPQIMAEKLAFALERGWHFRRAGHSTVRRIMESGAKGCQVVLAGKLTGQRHRTEKFKAGYIKFCGEPRLQFIKTGFAVATLKRGVIGVKVEIMDPEARLPDEVSVLTPAQAKDLLPDLFAEIEAREAAERVTAYETSEAKTTEEDVEEAPSEDAEEPQSEDAPVESVEVEPAEEANVEGDKEEEPETVEEAESEGSEEVKE encoded by the coding sequence ATGGCTAGTGAGAGGAAATTCATAGCTGAGAACATTAGGAGAGTGCTCCTCAAGGAGTACCTCATGAAGGAGGTCAACCGCGCTGGCTTCGGCGGCGTGGAGGTCCAGAGGACTCCAATGGGAACTCGCGTGACCCTTACGACCGAGCGACCTGGCATCGTCATCGGAAGGAGGGGTTCAGCCATCAAGAACCTGACTCGTGCCATCGAGGAGGATTTCAATTTCGATAATCCTCAGATCGAGGTGCAGGAGGTACAGGATCCTAACCTTAACCCCCAGATTATGGCAGAGAAGCTCGCCTTCGCTCTGGAGAGGGGATGGCACTTCAGGCGTGCTGGTCACTCCACTGTGCGACGCATCATGGAGTCTGGTGCCAAGGGTTGTCAGGTGGTGCTAGCTGGGAAGCTCACTGGCCAAAGACACCGGACCGAGAAGTTCAAGGCCGGTTACATCAAGTTCTGCGGTGAGCCAAGATTACAGTTCATTAAGACCGGTTTCGCCGTGGCGACCCTTAAGAGGGGCGTCATAGGTGTGAAGGTCGAAATCATGGACCCCGAGGCAAGGCTGCCCGACGAGGTGTCCGTGCTCACTCCTGCCCAGGCAAAGGACCTTCTGCCAGACCTCTTCGCCGAGATAGAGGCAAGAGAGGCTGCGGAGAGAGTTACCGCCTATGAAACCTCCGAGGCCAAGACCACGGAGGAGGATGTGGAGGAAGCACCATCGGAGGATGCCGAGGAGCCTCAGTCCGAAGACGCTCCAGTTGAGAGTGTTGAGGTTGAGCCCGCGGAAGAAGCCAATGTTGAAGGGGACAAGGAAGAAGAACCCGAGACGGTAGAGGAGGCCGAGTCTGAAGGCTCCGAAGAGGTGAAGGAGTAA
- a CDS encoding 50S ribosomal protein L4 — protein sequence MTGNNSSVNVYSLGGDVVKTISLPSAFGTTFRPDIIRKAVVAQEANKRQPYGPSKTAGMRHAVSTWGKGRGVARVQRLTQGRKAAESPNNVGGRRAHPPVPEKDLSKKMNRKERRLAKLSALAATADPDIVKGRGHWFEEDVTLPVVVEDDIETLETVKEVLDALESLGIRDDIIRAKEGKHIRAGRGKMRGRKYRRPRSILIVVSGEDVPLVKSAGNLPGVEIVPPSRLNAGVLAPGGDAGRLALFTESALGKIGEW from the coding sequence ATGACTGGTAACAATTCATCCGTTAATGTATACTCGCTCGGAGGCGATGTGGTGAAGACCATTTCGCTACCCTCGGCCTTCGGAACGACCTTTAGGCCAGATATCATAAGGAAGGCGGTCGTCGCCCAGGAGGCCAACAAGAGGCAGCCCTACGGGCCCTCCAAGACGGCCGGGATGAGACATGCGGTCTCGACCTGGGGCAAGGGAAGAGGCGTTGCAAGGGTCCAGAGGCTGACCCAGGGTAGAAAGGCGGCCGAGTCGCCTAACAATGTTGGAGGGCGAAGAGCTCATCCCCCCGTACCCGAGAAGGATCTCTCTAAGAAAATGAACCGAAAGGAGAGGAGACTGGCAAAGCTTTCAGCACTGGCCGCCACCGCAGATCCCGACATCGTCAAGGGTCGAGGGCACTGGTTCGAGGAGGATGTGACCCTTCCCGTGGTAGTGGAGGATGACATCGAGACTCTGGAGACCGTCAAGGAGGTCCTGGATGCGTTGGAGAGCCTTGGCATCAGAGATGATATCATAAGGGCCAAGGAGGGAAAACACATCCGAGCTGGTCGAGGAAAGATGCGCGGCAGGAAGTATCGGAGACCCCGCAGCATACTGATCGTTGTATCCGGGGAGGACGTTCCCCTGGTAAAAAGCGCTGGCAACCTGCCCGGTGTTGAGATAGTCCCACCAAGCAGGCTGAACGCTGGTGTTCTGGCACCTGGTGGGGACGCAGGCAGGCTGGCTTTGTTCACCGAGTCCGCTCTGGGCAAGATAGGAGAGTGGTGA
- the yciH gene encoding stress response translation initiation inhibitor YciH — protein MADICPVCGLPEELCMCEEIAREQQKVRISTDSRRYGKTVTVIEGIDANDIDIDDLARTLKTKCAAGGTAKDGRIELQGEHRKKVKKALEEMGFKTEVR, from the coding sequence ATGGCGGACATTTGCCCTGTGTGTGGATTGCCCGAAGAACTCTGCATGTGCGAGGAGATAGCTCGCGAGCAGCAGAAGGTGAGGATATCGACCGACAGCCGACGATACGGTAAGACAGTTACCGTCATCGAAGGAATAGACGCGAACGACATCGACATTGATGACCTGGCCCGGACGCTTAAAACCAAGTGCGCGGCAGGCGGCACAGCCAAGGATGGCCGCATCGAGCTCCAGGGCGAACACAGGAAGAAGGTCAAAAAGGCCCTTGAAGAGATGGGCTTCAAGACCGAGGTTCGGTGA
- a CDS encoding 30S ribosomal protein S17, with amino-acid sequence MDHAKDIGIDVKPPESACDDGNCPFHGTLSVRGQIIDGVVVSTKMNNTAVVERNYLKYQNKYERFEKRTSRYSVHNPPCLQIGVGDEVRIMECKPISKTVSFVIIEKR; translated from the coding sequence ATGGATCATGCTAAGGATATTGGTATTGACGTCAAGCCTCCCGAATCCGCCTGTGACGATGGCAACTGCCCCTTTCATGGCACCCTGTCCGTCAGGGGCCAGATAATCGATGGGGTGGTTGTTTCCACGAAGATGAACAATACAGCGGTAGTGGAGCGCAATTACCTGAAGTATCAGAATAAGTACGAGCGTTTCGAAAAGAGGACCAGTCGCTACTCCGTACACAATCCCCCATGCCTCCAGATCGGAGTTGGGGATGAGGTGAGGATCATGGAGTGCAAACCCATCAGCAAGACCGTCTCGTTCGTCATAATCGAAAAGAGGTGA
- a CDS encoding 50S ribosomal protein L6, giving the protein MTITGMLEQEIEIPKGVSVQINGPQVIVKGPNGQLSRRLSHPRVKIRKTDSKVLVYCEFPRVKEKALVGTFAAHVRNMVYGAESDFEYHMKIVYSHFPMKVNVRGNRFVIENFMGERSPRGADILEGVKVAVKGSDVTLTGADIEAVGQTAANIEKATRIRGYDPRVFQDGIYIVVKGRRAAA; this is encoded by the coding sequence ATGACAATTACCGGGATGCTGGAGCAGGAGATAGAGATTCCAAAGGGAGTCTCGGTTCAGATCAACGGCCCCCAAGTCATAGTGAAGGGTCCCAACGGACAGCTGTCGAGAAGGCTATCCCATCCCAGGGTGAAGATCAGGAAGACCGACAGCAAGGTGCTGGTTTACTGCGAGTTCCCCCGGGTCAAGGAAAAGGCTCTGGTGGGGACCTTCGCTGCCCACGTTCGTAACATGGTCTACGGGGCTGAAAGTGATTTCGAGTACCACATGAAGATCGTTTATTCCCACTTTCCCATGAAGGTCAATGTTCGCGGCAACAGGTTTGTCATAGAGAACTTCATGGGAGAACGTTCTCCAAGGGGTGCAGACATACTAGAAGGCGTGAAGGTCGCCGTGAAGGGTAGCGATGTTACCTTAACTGGGGCTGACATCGAGGCTGTGGGACAAACAGCAGCCAACATCGAGAAGGCAACCCGCATAAGGGGATACGACCCCAGGGTGTTCCAGGATGGTATATACATCGTCGTGAAAGGAAGGAGGGCTGCGGCATGA
- a CDS encoding 50S ribosomal protein L3: MPNKRRPRRGSKAYSPRKRAKKETPRLDAWPEISDGPKVQGFAGYKAGMTHALIVDYRPKSTTTGQEVQVPVTVLEVPPMRVAAVRFYVNSTYGLQTLGEVWAKNIDSMLSRRLPIPKNYDPGNAWRKIEGRDLEDVRILAYTQPKLVKGVPKKVPDLMELRIGGGTMEERTAYSKELLGKQLTFNDFAKEGDMIDVSAVTKGKGFQGAVKRWGVKLLSHKNSKHRRLYGNLGPKRPGYVRPTVPMAGQVGYHQRTEFNKRVLRFGENGDDVTPKGGFVRYGQVVNPYVLIHGSVPGPSKRLIRLRDPVRKGGVKLTEAPNFAYISTESKQGA; encoded by the coding sequence ATGCCGAACAAGAGACGTCCACGAAGAGGATCTAAAGCTTATTCACCTCGCAAGAGGGCCAAGAAGGAGACCCCGAGGCTGGATGCTTGGCCTGAGATCAGCGATGGACCCAAGGTCCAGGGATTCGCCGGCTATAAGGCTGGAATGACCCATGCACTGATCGTAGACTACAGGCCTAAGAGCACCACTACTGGCCAGGAGGTTCAGGTACCTGTCACCGTTCTTGAGGTACCCCCCATGAGGGTTGCCGCCGTCAGATTCTATGTGAATTCGACGTACGGTCTACAGACCCTTGGGGAAGTCTGGGCAAAGAACATCGATTCGATGCTTTCCAGGCGGCTACCCATACCCAAGAACTATGACCCAGGCAATGCCTGGAGGAAGATCGAGGGAAGGGATCTTGAAGATGTGAGGATCCTGGCCTACACCCAGCCCAAGCTGGTCAAGGGCGTACCCAAGAAGGTCCCGGATCTCATGGAACTCCGCATCGGCGGAGGGACCATGGAGGAGAGGACCGCATACTCCAAGGAACTCCTTGGTAAACAACTGACATTCAACGACTTCGCAAAGGAGGGAGATATGATCGATGTCTCCGCCGTGACCAAAGGCAAGGGATTCCAGGGAGCGGTCAAGAGGTGGGGCGTGAAGCTGCTGTCCCATAAGAACAGCAAACACCGCCGCCTTTACGGTAACCTCGGACCCAAGCGACCTGGATATGTTAGGCCCACAGTTCCGATGGCCGGTCAGGTCGGATACCATCAGAGGACTGAGTTCAACAAGCGAGTCCTGCGCTTCGGGGAGAACGGAGATGATGTGACCCCCAAGGGCGGATTCGTCAGGTACGGTCAGGTAGTGAATCCATACGTGCTCATCCACGGCTCTGTACCGGGTCCTTCCAAGAGGCTCATAAGGCTCAGGGATCCGGTAAGAAAGGGCGGAGTCAAGCTCACAGAGGCACCCAACTTCGCATATATATCGACTGAATCAAAGCAGGGGGCCTAG
- a CDS encoding 50S ribosomal protein L2 → MGKNLRQQRRGRGTPTYRSPSHKHVAEIKHPAFDHGTGKVLDLIHAPGRNSPLAEVEFDGEVIPMIAAEGMQVGQEVELGPGASIYSGNTMPLSGIPEGTPIYNVEGRPGDGGKFIRTAGTSASIVSRGKKVVILMPSGEFKTLDPRCKATIGVVAGGGQKEKPFGKAGAKYHAYKSKAKANFSVRGVAMNAVDHPHGGGSHQHVGKPSTVGRNAPPGRKVGHLSPKKRSKRK, encoded by the coding sequence ATGGGTAAGAATCTTAGACAGCAGAGGAGGGGTCGCGGAACTCCTACGTACCGATCCCCTAGCCACAAGCATGTGGCGGAGATAAAGCACCCCGCCTTCGACCACGGTACGGGCAAGGTTCTCGATCTGATACATGCGCCGGGGAGGAACAGCCCCCTGGCCGAGGTTGAATTTGACGGTGAGGTAATACCGATGATCGCGGCCGAGGGAATGCAGGTTGGCCAGGAAGTGGAGTTGGGCCCAGGAGCGTCCATCTACTCCGGCAATACCATGCCTCTCTCAGGCATCCCTGAGGGTACTCCCATCTACAATGTTGAGGGACGCCCGGGTGACGGAGGCAAGTTCATCCGCACTGCCGGGACATCCGCGAGCATCGTCAGCAGAGGAAAGAAGGTGGTTATCCTCATGCCTTCAGGCGAGTTCAAGACACTCGATCCGAGGTGCAAGGCTACCATCGGAGTTGTGGCAGGCGGTGGGCAGAAGGAGAAGCCTTTCGGCAAGGCGGGTGCGAAGTACCATGCCTACAAGAGCAAGGCCAAGGCAAACTTCTCAGTGCGTGGCGTGGCCATGAACGCTGTGGACCATCCACATGGTGGAGGATCACACCAGCATGTCGGTAAGCCCAGCACGGTAGGCAGAAATGCTCCCCCTGGCAGAAAGGTAGGTCACCTCTCACCAAAGAAGAGGAGCAAGAGGAAGTGA
- a CDS encoding 50S ribosomal protein L32e: MDDETRRLFEQRKTYKMPKFKRQEWFRYKKLGEKWRRPKGIHSKLRRNYKYRPPMASIGYGTPKKVRGLHSSGFEEVLIHNPTQLEGLNPKTQAARVGATVGYRKRLDIEKKASELGIHILNRTG; encoded by the coding sequence ATGGACGACGAGACCCGCAGGCTGTTCGAGCAGAGGAAGACCTACAAGATGCCCAAGTTCAAGAGGCAGGAATGGTTCCGATACAAGAAACTGGGCGAGAAGTGGAGGAGGCCCAAGGGCATCCACAGCAAGCTGAGGCGAAATTACAAGTACCGCCCTCCCATGGCTTCCATCGGATACGGGACGCCAAAGAAAGTGAGAGGACTCCACTCCTCTGGCTTTGAGGAAGTGCTTATACATAACCCCACACAGCTTGAGGGTTTGAACCCCAAGACCCAGGCTGCCAGAGTCGGTGCTACCGTGGGTTACAGGAAGCGCCTTGATATCGAGAAGAAAGCCTCAGAGCTTGGGATTCACATACTCAACAGGACGGGATGA